TTAAATTTTTTTTTTGGATTCACAATCTCTTAACAAAAGGCTAAATTAAACCCTACCTTCCGCACCCCTAATGTTTAAAATTCGGGAATTATTCGGATACTTGAGTTAAACAAGTAATCATAATTAATGGAAACACAATTTGAGAGTGTAAATTTGTCTCACTTAGGCATAGTAGCAGGTATGTGCGATAAGCTTGGAGTTGTTGGGTTAACAGACAGATTAATTTGGGGAGATGAAGAGCGACAAAAAGTTAGTACTGGGATCTGCTTAAAAGCATTGATTTTAATAGGTTTAGGATTTTCTGAGAGGCGGCTGTACATGGTTTCCTCATTTTTTGAAGACAAACCTGTGGCGCACCTTTTAGGTGAGGGGGTAGAAGCCAGGATGCTGAACGATGATCGGTTGGGCAGAAGTTTAGATGCTATCTACGAGTTTGGGGTGAGTGAGTTTTTTATGGAATTTGGCAAACAGGCTGCACAGAAGATGGGTTTGGATAAATCACCTCGTTTTTATCATTTAGACAGCACCAGTTTTCATGTAGATGGCAACTACCCGTCATCAGGTTGTGAGGACTGTTTAGAAGTTCGTCAAGGCTACAGTCGCGACCATCGCCCTGATCTGAAACAAGTAATGCTGAACTTGTTAGTTGAAAATACTTCGGGTATTCCCTTGATGATGGAAGCATTGAGTGGGAATACAGATGATAAGACAAGTTTCAGAGCCTTTATCGAAAAATATGCGGCAAGTTTGAGCGCAGAGGGTATGGAGCCGCAGTGCTGGGTGGCAGACAGTGCGCTATATACCCAGACAACCCTTCAAAGCCTTGCCGGACAAAAATGGCTCACTCGTGTACCGGAAACGAACAAAGCGGCGAAAGCACTCATTTTAAACACCGAAACGGCAGAAATGGGATTCTTTGACCGGGAGGAGTATTCGGGCTATCAGTACGTTTCTGTTCGCACCAACTATGCCGATGTTCCACAACGCTGGCTAATCGTCCGCTCGGAACAAGCGCACGAGCGGGAGAAGAAAACCTTTAACAAGCAATTTTTGAGTGGCAGTATAAAGGAATATAAGGCATTTGAGAAGTTATCGGGAACAGTATATAACTGTCAGGCAGATGCTCAAAAAAGCAGCGAATAAATTTGTTGCGGACTTGAAGTATGGCTGCCTGTACGAAATGCAACTCTGCGGCGTAAAGGGCTTTAAACAAAAGGGGAAACCGTCTAAAGATGC
This is a stretch of genomic DNA from Sphingobacteriales bacterium. It encodes these proteins:
- a CDS encoding IS1634 family transposase; amino-acid sequence: METQFESVNLSHLGIVAGMCDKLGVVGLTDRLIWGDEERQKVSTGICLKALILIGLGFSERRLYMVSSFFEDKPVAHLLGEGVEARMLNDDRLGRSLDAIYEFGVSEFFMEFGKQAAQKMGLDKSPRFYHLDSTSFHVDGNYPSSGCEDCLEVRQGYSRDHRPDLKQVMLNLLVENTSGIPLMMEALSGNTDDKTSFRAFIEKYAASLSAEGMEPQCWVADSALYTQTTLQSLAGQKWLTRVPETNKAAKALILNTETAEMGFFDREEYSGYQYVSVRTNYADVPQRWLIVRSEQAHEREKKTFNKQFLSGSIKEYKAFEKLSGTVYNCQADAQKSSE